In a genomic window of Clavelina lepadiformis chromosome 7, kaClaLepa1.1, whole genome shotgun sequence:
- the LOC143465086 gene encoding uncharacterized protein LOC143465086: MNEENRNRIHAWLGQQPISLPMHVSLEPAGDLKSPSFASEDALKNRPTVQTNAPAFFSEPDKASVQSSRKKTSVTHVASPLKESKIAAATKIQASWRGFLARSQNPRAIEIRQELRARRTEQYISLICNELQDIKSKQDSDKRMRDLQTEAIRFMWTQIRQLQKRFRDFEQSPRLQKNKQTSQNESKDSRLKPCNDVVGKKLGNSENLNQDELSHVKDSIDNDASVKDNLDAEKENEVMKETVQQLQLQVIQLQNALLSFSDKFLDVESEGKCEDGAATEENCHQAEDDGLLESVVVKEISPTTDVTAVDSTKEEKIPSNAPRRSLKEILLALDSSLVEKELWSICEQAALSLKSIKTIPLRCVSLDTTFLRKDGTVTFSPTDLPIEAVYLAPEQSQCEGAKTTTAKARVFGLSVTLWSAADHKVKEGLAPCLSNEFETLLVKMSDENATERADLDAVIKMCQSHHTDAQSNSLEMCASLYAEACDLKRCRGKRIGDSHLKELVSRDIEKQRNYFRSNVVDQLNNFTFQLKPASDRVLLPKPSAEITPHEALMHEIRKGNELKDVPEPVVFTVKDLYEKNPELLQRLNVLPGQQRRNVRTLQSALRRRKRSEPRPPFPSPPVGLRTELRGSDGKPGTKSCSVILRWQPVQPSQTHGSSAGANKIVGYRIYVNGQPKGIVTGGKCRALLDGLRFSAQYRIQVCAVSGVGESDPSNIVIVHASHPAPVEAHPREENDKGSNDIVERVLRRYGIEKSVSRAVSSDDQCPLGEPDREEGSKKFPERLQTSHTDVTSDVSSSTGDSITPRSKALLDQLKDELLL, from the exons ATGAATGAAGAAAATCGTAATCGAATACATGCCTGGTTGGGACAACAACCTATAAGCTTACCTATG CATGTTAGCCTGGAGCCTGCAGGAGATCTTAAATCACCATCATTTGCCTCTGAAGATGCACTTAAAAACAGACCAACGGTACAAACAAATGCACCAGCATTTTTTTCAGAACCTG ATAAGGCTTCAGTGCAATCTTCCAG GAAGAAAACCAGTGTTACACATGTGGCATCACCTTTGAAAGAAAGTAAAATAGCTGCTGCAACCAAAATTCAG GCTTCATGGAGAGGTTTCCTCGCTCGATCACAAAATCCACGCGCTATTGAAATTCGACAAGAACTTAGAGCGCGTCGCACTGAACAATATATAag tttaataTGCAACGAGCTTCAAGATATTAAGTCCAAGCAGGATTCTGATAAAAGAATGAGGGATTTACAAACTGAAGCAATTCGCTTCATGTGGACTCAG ATTCGTCAACTACAAAAGAGATTTCGTGATTTTGAACAGAGTCCCAGACTTCaaaaaaataagcaaacatCACAAAACGAATCAAAGGATTCAAG ATTAAAACCATGCAATGATGTTGTTGGTAAAAAACTTGGAAACAGTGAAAATTTGAATCAAGATGAACTGTCACATGTTAAGGACTCAATTGATAA TGATGCGTCAGTCAAGGACAATCTTGATGCGGAGAAGGAGAACGAAGTTATGAAGGAGACCGTTCAACAACTTCAATTACAG GTTATCCAGCTTCAGAATGCACTTCTTAGTTTTTCTGATAAGTTCCTCGATGTTGAAAGTGAGGGGAAATGTGAGGATGGAGCAGCAACTGAAGAAAATTGCCACCAG GCAGAGGACGATGGGTTGTTGGAGAGTGTAGTCGTCAAGGAGATATCACCGACCACTGACGTCACAGCAGTCGATTCAACGAAGGAAGAAAAAATTCCTTCTAACGCTCCGAGACGATCCTTAAAA GAGATCTTGCTTGCTTTGGACTCATCTCTGGTTGAAAAGGAATTATGGTCTATCTGTGAACAAGCTGCTTTGTCACTTAAGTCAATTAAAACAATTCCACTTAG GTGCGTCTCCCTGGATACAACATTTCTTCGCAAGGATGGGACCGTGACATTTTCCCCAACTGACCTTCCCATAGAGGCGGTGTACTTGGCTCCCGAACAAAGCCAGTGCGAAGgagcaaaaacaacaacagcaaag GCCCGCGTATTTGGCTTGTCGGTCACTCTTTGGTCCGCTGCCGACCATAAAGTAAAGGAGGGTTTGGCCCCTTGTTTGTCAAATGAATTTGAAACCCTTCTTGTGAAGATGTCAGACGAAAATGCGACCGAAAGGGCTGATCTCGACGCAGTGATCAAG ATGTGTCAAAGCCACCATACAGACGCACAGTCCAACTCTCTTGAAATGTGCGCGTCGTTATATGCTGAGGCTTGCGACTTAAAACGTTGCCGTGGCAAGCGCATCGGTGATAGTCATTTGAAGGAACTGGTATCAAGAGACATTGAGAAGCAGCGAAATTATTTTCGCTCAAATGTGGTCGACCAACTGAATAATTTCACCTTTCAACTCAAACCG GCTTCAGACCGTGTACTTCTTCCTAAACCGTCGGCAGAAATAACACCACACGAAGCGCTCATGCATGAAATACGCAAAGGCAATGAGTTAAAAGATGTTCCGGAACCTGTCGTTTTCACTGTGAAGGACCTTTATGAGAAAAATCCAGAGTTGCTTCAGAGATTGAACGTCTTACCCGGTCAACAGAGGCGCAATGTTCGG ACCTTGCAGTCAGCGCTTCGTCGGCGGAAAAGGAGCGAACCGAGGCCGCCGTTTCCTTCGCCCCCAGTCGGGCTCCGGACCGAGTTGAGGGGAAGCGATGGCAAACCCGGAACGAAGAGTTGTAGCGTCATCTTGCGGTGGCAGCCTGTCCAACCTTCCCAAACACACGGAAGTTCTGCTGGAGCAAATAAGATTGTCGGTTATAG GATTTATGTCAATGGCCAGCCGAAGGGTATAGTTACCGGCGGAAAATGTCGGGCATTACTAGACGGACTCCGCTTTTCCGCCCAATACAGGATCCAGGTGTGCGCAGTGTCCGGAGTAGGGGAATCGGATCCGTCCAATATCGTGATCGTTCACGCATCTCACCCGGCTCCCGTCGAAGCCCATCCTCGTG AGGAAAACGACAAAGGTAGCAACGACATCGTGGAGAGAGTGCTGCGTCGTTACGGCATAGAGAAAAGCGTTTCTCGTGCGGTAAGTTCGGACGACCAATGTCCTTTGGGCGAACCAGATCGCGAAGAAGGCTCAAAAAAGTTTCCAGAGAGGCTCCAGACCTCTCATACTGATGTGACGTCAGACGTCAGTTCAAGCACAGGGGATAGTATCACGCCCCGTTCAAAGGCGTTACTCGACCAATTGAAAGACGAACTTCTCCTATAG